The Scatophagus argus isolate fScaArg1 chromosome 4, fScaArg1.pri, whole genome shotgun sequence DNA window TCAGTACTGACATGCTGACGTTACCATCTTAGACATATTCAACATCTTAGATTAGCACACTAGCATGCTAAAACTTGCTATGTAGCACTAAACAGTACAAGCGAGGGTCTGATGTCATTAGAGTCAGACATAAACCAAAGCATTAGACAATTTGAAATTTGGATCTGCTGATCCTTTGACTCTTTGAAAAGTCAAAGGATCACCATCAgtggaccatgaatgtctgtaccaaatatTATGGCAATACATCCTATAGTTGTTGAGCTATTTCAGTCAGAGCTGAAGTGGCGCTAGCATGGCTGAAAGGTGTTAGAGGGACTCTTCCAGACTTGAAATATGCTGATggcaatgttttatttttcttgttttgttttcatggctgTAGCAAGCTGATAACATCCGGGCCCAGGAGAGACATCGTCAAGAGGTCCTTCAGTCTCTTTTAGAGGTTTGTTTTCCAAGGATGCAGTGGCAGTATCCATCGCTGTGGCACTGACTTGTCGTTTTTCATGATTTTGAGTCGCATGTAAGGTGGGAAATGCCACCATTCTCCAGCTAAGTGATTGCAAGTACCAAAGTAGGTAACCGAGTGTGAACTgatagatttttaaaaaattggcGGCTGGGCTGGTTCAAggacaaaataattttcttcatcatgtgagaataaacattttaaaaaacatttttgtcacaaACTGAGAATTGGATTGAAGTTAtaagggaaaaaacaaagacttgAATAGCGAGAGGTTTATGTCAACATTTGGGGCAAAGTTGTgtgtgatgaaaaatgaagatgAAGTATGATTAGCGCCCAGACTTCCTCTGTGAACCGCTGTTGGCTTTTCCTGAATCAATATCAGCGTGACGCAGAGCTGGAGTTCGCTGGATCCAACGGCACCGACGTGTATCCAGAGGATGCTGTCAGGTGACACTGTGGCATTTTATCCTTTTTGCATATAATCATCAATTTCACGTGACACGAAATTGTTGGCTTGGGGCTCATTTTGTTGTCTGGCAAACAGCGCTCGGTTTACACCTCAAGGATCAGACCGGCAAGCAGGGAGCAGCCTCCTCAACTCAGTGGCTGAAGCACCGTGGACTGCAGTAGGACAAGGCTTGACTTTCATAGGTTATCAGGTAGAAGAACAACTCTCATTAACGTGTTTAAATCTGGTAATTAATTGATTTTAGTTTGGTTTCCCCCACCCCTTAGGCGTTCTCCTCACTTGATCACTGATTTTCTCTGTTACAGGATTCATCAAACAGCGGAAATGTTCATACAGGTACAGTGATATATGCATTTGTACGTTCTAAATGTTTGGGCCAACCAACAGTAAGCACCACTTTTGAGAAGTTGGGTTGAACTGGGACTGCGATGATGCTTATATGTACATTTAATACAcatgtaaataattaattacgtataaattattaatacatatataaaatattaacaggGTTTGATGAATATACTTTTTTCAAGTTCTGATGTATTATCTTGTTACCAGTTGTTATCCAACAGTTGTTTAAACAATTTCCTCATATATGGCTTTGGCTGTGTGATGCTGAGCAGTGCTCATATATCCTGAAGTTCAGTAAGCCTAATATTGGACTTCATAAAAACTGTAATAACTTCTCGTGACATTTGTAGAGATGCTCTTTATTCCAGGTGAAGTGGGGTGCCTCCACAATTAAAATGCTGAGGGAAACACTGCATATGCAGACATATAGTATGGTATATAAACATTGGATTCctaataaaacatttactgatttcctgtggtgtttttcatgcttttcaaAGTCTGTGCAGCAACCCAGTATCTCTAAAGATTAGAGTTTAGTTCACCTCTTGCTTGTGATTGGTCAAGAGTAAGCATTTAGCCTCTGTGTGTCGTAGGCGCCGTCCCTCCTTGGCTCCAGGACGATCCTCTGGAGGGGACTTcaggagctgcagcacatcCGGAGATCGGCCCTTCACTCCAGGATTTCCTCAAACAGAGTAAGactcacacaaaaatgtattaagTTGTGTGTGATGCgagtttgttgtcatttgtctgagcagtttgtttgttcaaaGGAATGCTCGCGCCTTCATGATAATGTCCATGAGGAGTTATGTTTTATTGATTGCTGTCACATCACTTGTAGTAACCAAGCTTTgatttaatatacagtatgtcttgTATTCTCCTGGATTTATATGTTCATACAGTCAAAGGAACAATAATTATCAACATATTTCACTCTGACCTCGATGTCAGTCATGTACACTGGTGGAGAAACAGTCAAAATCTCACAGAGGTGTGAGTATAATTAAAGCGACCTCATTTGTCTTTTGCTAGAGGAGCAAGAGAAGCTGAGGAAGCTTCCACCAAACAGAGTGGGGGCCAACTTTGATCACAGCTCACATACAGATGCCAACTGGCTTCCATCCTTTGGTAGAGTGTGGAACAGTGGCCGACGCTGGCAGTCCAGGTGAGACCACAACACCCTTCGCTACACCTGAGActaacacacatgcaggccCAGACTAAAGGCTTCATATCCTTTTTATACTCATTCTTGCTGAAAACACCACCAGTGACAGTCCAGTTTGCTTAAtttaacaatgaaataaaataataaaaatatttgtatacCTATTCATCACCATGTTATCCATTCATAAAGCTGCAAGCTGCACTCTCTTCCTGGATGTTAGTGTCTTAATTTCTGTAGAAACTCAGTATGTAGACGTACACGATATAGAAGTGAGAATGTAAGTACGCTGCAAACAGACTGTTTATCTACATGGTGCTCTTGGCTGATGACCTTCGTGGCACATGTGAAAGTGACTTTCTTCATCAGGCACCAGTTCAGACAAGAGGAAGGGCAGaagaacagacagaagaggaggagggagcacGGAACGGAAGGGCCAAGGAAGGCAAAATCGACTGATCAGTTGACAGATTCTGGCAACATTTGAAACAGAGTATGGAGTATGAGAATTCATGGTTGAATGGATGCATATGGTTTGCAAGGTGTGAATGACTTTACACTATGTTTCTGAGCCTGACTAGACACCCCGCTGTAAGGCAGATGGATATATTTATGTTAGAAAGTTACCTTGGATAATTATAACACTTTTTCCAAGACAACACCTGTCTGTGCAGCATCAAATTGGTGCTGCCGTATCTGCTCTATTTGATCAAATAGAGACCAGTGACTTTAAATAAAGGCGCCAGAGAGAAAAGCCTCACTGAACTGCTTGTGCTGCCCAGATTCTTCCAACAAATCCAGGACCCTCATCATAGAGTTAGTGGTTAAACTACAACACTTTGAGACCTGAGGACAACACGACAGCATGAAAGCAAACAGAGGGAGTGCCAGTCACTCGACTAACAAATGTGTGATAACATCTGTTCAGCTGCAGAGAAAGCCTTATCTATCCTGATTATGgaatttttttctgaagttgaGCGTTTTCTGACCTGTTAGTATTATTTGATAAAAGGCcctaaaacagcagcaaacctAAACCAAATGATGAGTTTCATTTCCCTTTTGGGGGCTTGTTGGGTAATGAAAAGGCCTAAAAGGCTGCATATGCAAATGTTTGTCATGTACAGATTTGATCATTAAACATATTCATAAAGTGTGTGTCAGATATTGTTTGTCTCAGTAGATTCAGCATATTTGACTCAGTGCTctataaaacaagaaaattcaACTTGGCTTCTTACACTTCATGCTTTCTATGGACTATAATAGAAAGAAGGAAGTTAGTTAGTGGAAGTGTCTATGACTTAAGCAGCACGGATGTTTCTCATCTCCGGAAACTCAATGATGACTCACTAATGAAGAATTAATGTAATAATGCAGAATTTTGTGATGCTTCGCCGTCACtgtgaaaaatgctgcagttGTACTACCAAAGGGAAGCATCAGTACAGAAACTGATGAATGTCCAAAAGCAACAGATGCAATATCCCATATTCCTCTCCCGGAGCTTTCAGTCGGGCCTTCTTTTATCTGTACAGGCCTCCTCTCCACAGCGAGGTATGATTAAGCCCTAATGTGCTCTGGATAGCTGGGCGTGGAGCTCAGTGCAGCTGCAAGACAGTATGCGGATACAACGTGTAGCTTATCTATTCTTAGCTCTGTAACAACATGGCTATGGCCGATTCAGTACAAACGGAAGAACAGAGGTTAGTATGTGTTCATTTGACTGTGAATCTTACCGCTGCGGTAAACCCTTAATGATATTGCTACATGCTATCAATGCTATATAGCTgtataaagttttgttttcatatcagACCGTGGTTTGtcgtagtttttttttttgttaaatattataAGATCTACAGACAGCCTGAACCTCAGCGCAACAGCCACCCCTGGCACTAAAGAAatgggaggagagaaaaagcacGTGTACTGGGCGTTTCTATAGTTAAACCATAGTCCAATCACAGTGAGAGAATTGTGAATAAATCTACATGTTTTAAAGAAGGCGTAATACTCGCGTTATGATTGGTTAACAGGAACAGAAGCAACCAATCGCTTAAATGACAGGCGCTCAGCTGGCCGTGAAACCTCGCCTCTGCTATATTAACGAGCAAACCCCGGAAACGTCGCTTaaagggacagaggaggaaTTTCAGGCAAAGGTTGAAACAACGAAAACAGCTGCGAgcacaaaaaagacagacagagagaggaagggacgTAGTCAGCCAACTAGCGAGCTATGTGGCAAGACAGAGTCGGAGAACAAGACTGAAACTGTCCCACTGTTTTACCCATCAGACATCCAGCTAGGGGTGCTAACGACTTTTAGCTTCGAAGTCGATTTTCGCCTCATAACGTTAGCTACCTGGAATCCG harbors:
- the cenatac gene encoding coiled-coil domain-containing protein 84, with translation MGAYYCAICRQTTFTGKGHIFGKNHQSRLRVVLLKFLEKVKEARRTLKKPQVDKFDCTQHKQTFWCYCCGLEIERNVTDGNMTVLYGGLIEHMATPEHRKNTHKFWWDNKADPKLRDKVIITEEEREKFKAEVANALESFVEKEDEFLKQQADNIRAQERHRQEVLQSLLERDAELEFAGSNGTDVYPEDAVSARFTPQGSDRQAGSSLLNSVAEAPWTAVGQGLTFIGYQDSSNSGNVHTGAVPPWLQDDPLEGTSGAAAHPEIGPSLQDFLKQKEQEKLRKLPPNRVGANFDHSSHTDANWLPSFGRVWNSGRRWQSRHQFRQEEGQKNRQKRRREHGTEGPRKAKSTDQLTDSGNI